The Streptomyces sp. SS1-1 genome includes the window GTTACGCGGCGGCGGCCTCGAGGGCCTTTCGCAGATGCCCGTGGGCGTCCTCCAGGAGACGTGCGGCGGTCGGGCCGTCAACGGAGCCAAGCAAGGAGAGGATGGCGTTCTTGACCTCACCATCGGTGGCGGCGAGAGCCTGCTCGATCGCGTTGTCAGACGCCTCGGTCGCCAGCTCGACAATGCGGTGCGAGCGTGCCCTGAGCTTCTCGTTCGAGGCACGGAGGTCGACCATCAGGTTCCCGTAGGTCTTGCCGATTCTGACCATGGTGATGGTGGAAAGCATGTTGAGAACGAGCTTTTGGGCTGTCCCCGCCTTCAGGCGGGTGGAGCCAGTGATCACCTCAGGGCCTACCACAACCTCAATGCCGTGCTCGGCGGCTGCCGCCAGTGCGCTGTCCGGATTGCACGACAGGCCTACGGTGAGTGCTCCTCCGGTGCGCGCGTACCTGACCGCTTCAACGGCGTACGGTGTGCGCCCCGAGGCGGAAATGCCGACCACGATGTCGTCCGCGCTGAGCACCAGCTGGTCCAGGTCCTGCCGGGCAAATTCCTCGGAGTCCTCCGCCCCCTCCACGGCCTTGACCACGGCGGACGGGCCGCCCGCGATGAGACCGACGACCTGGGAGGGGTCGGTGTTGAAGGTGGGCGGGCACTCGGAGGCGTCCAGTACACCCAAGCGCCCAGCCGTGCCGGCACCCGCATAGATCAGCCGGCCGCCACGGGCCATTCGCTCGGCTATGGCATCGATAGCGGTGGCGATCCGAGGCAGCTGAGCCTCGACGGCTTTGGTGACGATGGCGTCCTCGCCGTTCATGAGCCGTGCGATGTCCAGGGTGGACATACTGTCGATATCGGCCAGCTCGGGCCGATACTCCTCTGTGGCCATGGTGGCCAGCTGCGCGCGCAGTTGGCCATGTCCGGGGGTGGTGTCAGCGGTGGAAGTCATCAGAAGTACTGCCTTCGCGTGCGGGAGCGTGGTGGGGAGCATGGGTTATGGCAACGTCTGCGGCGATCGAGGGTGGTCTGGCGACTCGCGTCTTTGCGCCGCGTGCTCCCTCGTGGACAGCAGCCCTACTGCTCAGGGCGGCTGGCACCGGGTGGTCCCAGAAGACACCCGGTCGGCCA containing:
- the murQ gene encoding N-acetylmuramic acid 6-phosphate etherase, which codes for MTSTADTTPGHGQLRAQLATMATEEYRPELADIDSMSTLDIARLMNGEDAIVTKAVEAQLPRIATAIDAIAERMARGGRLIYAGAGTAGRLGVLDASECPPTFNTDPSQVVGLIAGGPSAVVKAVEGAEDSEEFARQDLDQLVLSADDIVVGISASGRTPYAVEAVRYARTGGALTVGLSCNPDSALAAAAEHGIEVVVGPEVITGSTRLKAGTAQKLVLNMLSTITMVRIGKTYGNLMVDLRASNEKLRARSHRIVELATEASDNAIEQALAATDGEVKNAILSLLGSVDGPTAARLLEDAHGHLRKALEAAAA